DNA sequence from the Pedobacter schmidteae genome:
GGAGCGGAGAATGGAATTGTTTGCGGAATGGGGCCACCGATGGCTGGACCTGAAGCGAACGAAACGGGCAGATGCGGTTTTGGCGCCTTTAAAAACACCGAACTGGCAGGCGACGGATGTACTTTACCCCATACCTGCGGCAGAGCGGGCCAAAAATATCAATCTGGAACAAAACAATGGTTATTGAGCTTAATTTTTTAAAAATGGATATCAGATTAATGTTGTTAATGACCATAATGCTCCTGTCTGGAATGACCAGGGCACAGGAAGCTACTTCGCTGAAGAAAATGAATATTGGCGATCAGGTGCCTGAATTTGTCCTGACCAGCCTTATCAACTATCCGATGCCAGAGATGAAACTCAGTGACTTTAAAGGAAAGCTGCTCATTCTTGATTTTTGGAATACCGGGTGTACATCTTGTATAGAATCCTGGCCCAAATTGCTCAAACTACAGAAGCAGTTTAAAGACAAGATCCAGATGGTTTTGGTCAATTACTTGCAAGACGAGAAAGCAATACAACCTCTCCTAAAAAAATGGGAGCGGATATTTGGCCAAAAGATGACATTACCTATCGCCTGCAATGATAAACGGATGTATGAGTTTTTTCCCCATCAGGGTGTACCCCATGTGGTTTGGATAGATGCAAATGGAAGGGTAAAACACATTACTGATGGATTGCATTTGAATGAAGAGAAAATTCAGAAAATATTGGATGGGGAGACTACAACCATTTATGAAAAAACAGCAGGGCATATGGATGAAGTCAAATTCCATAAACCTTTGTTTCTAAATGGTAATGGCGGCTCAGGTGATCAAATGGTTTATAGTTGTGTCATCTCTAAATACGTCCCCGGGATAGGACCAACCACGCAGTATTATAATAAAAAAGACTACGCTTTGGGGGTATTGACTAATGCCTCTCTGATAAGGATGTTTAGAGATTTGTTTGGACGTGGTATCGATAAATACGGTGCCCCATTGTTGCTACCCTATGCCAGGATCATTTTAAAGACAGCCGACACTGCCGCTATAGTATCCTTTGTTAACGGCAATTTCAGATACGAGAATTTATATTCGATACAGACCTTGTCCCGGCAAAAAGCATCGGAAGCCAAAATTAAGCAAAGGATGATTTCAAACCTGGAGCAATATTTTCAGGTGAAAACTTCCTGGGCAAAGCAGAAAATGAAATCATTGGTTGTTTCCAGGTCTTCATCACCCATAACAGCATACACAGAAGGCGAGCGGTTGTTGAATGCTAATAATTCGCAACTGGCTTTTAATAAGATCACTGTTCAGGAGTTTTTGGATAAGCTATTGTCGAATACGAAATATTGGTATGAATTTCCATATCCCGTTGTGGATGAAACAAATTTTGAAGGCTACCTGGGAAAAGTTTCTTTTGAAACGGATTTTAGCAATTACAGGCTGATGGGCAAGGAATTGGAAAAACATGGATTGAAGTTTTCATTAGAAGACCGTGAAGTGGATGTTTTGGTCATTAATGATGACAAGTAAAAGGAAAAGACGCACAGGAAATTTCCCTGTGCGTCTTTTTAATGCGCAGGCAGTTTAAGGGTATATCTGATAAGGTATTGATCGCTCAATGCAAAAATGTAGTTGCCTGCTACTTTAAATTGTATAGTACGCTGGCGATTTGGATTTCTAAGGTAGAAGGAATACAGATATTGTTGATTTTTCAGATGGTAAACATCTATAACTATCGCATTTTTTAAAGTTGCTTCTTCGTCATTCTTTGCGGGTATTTTGGAATGCACATATATCAGAGATCCATAAGATGAGCTATTTGCGTTCACCTCCAGGGGCGGTGATGAAAAGGTGATACTTCTATTTGCGTCAATTTTAGCTACTTTAAATTTAGCCGTATCAATAGGATCTATAGTCTTAATCTTATTCACCAGATTAAGATTTGTATCCATCAATAATATTTGATTTCTATAGAAATACATATAACTAAGCAGGTTGAGTTCTTTATGGTATTGCAGTAATCCGTCCGTACAAAATAAACCGTCGACCTGTCTTTTTAATAAGTTGTTATTGGTAATAGGAGGAGCTGTTTTGGAAACTTTTCTAAGGCTGTTGGCGTAAGTTTTAAATCCAACAAATCTGCAAATCATCGAATTGTCGCTTAAGGGGACATTTTGTGAAAAGTAAGGGACACCGATAACGTAAGGCTTAGCTGTCCATTTCCCGGTTTCACCCTTAAAAATGGTACGTGTATTTCCATCCATCAGATAAAAACTTGCTGAATCGACGGTCAGCTTATAAATACCTTTTTTAAAGTCCTTTTTGTCAATCCTAATGCGGAGGCTTTGGGTGTCGGTCATGGCTGTATTTACTTTAAACACATATTTAGATGCAGTTTTGTTACCTAAATAGAGATGATCATTATTAAGACCAGCAAAATAGAATGAATTATAAGTCAAATCCATTACTTTAATTCCATCTATTACATTTTTGAAATTCCGTTCGAAATTGTAGGACCGCTGGCTTTTCCGGAAATAATAGTTTCCGGTTAGCATAACCATGATGATCATTGGGAGGAGGAGCATGAGTAAAAATCGTTTATAGATCTTTTTCATAGTGTTGATTTAAAATATCCGCAATTACATTCCTGCAATTGCGGTATCCAATTTTACATCTGGTTATTGTCTGTATAAGGCTTTGGTACAGGCCTCTGTTTCGGGATTGTAGATGTATGCGTCCCCGCCAATTTGAAGTGTACATCGGATCAGACTTGGCGTAACATCACAAGTCTGCCCGGGCATTACCGGAGTAGGGGTTTCACAATTTCCCTGATCATTGTATGGCGAGCCTTCAAAAATGGAGGCAGCCTTTTCGTGGTTTGCAAATGCTCCGCCTACAGCTATTATAGCGATTACGACGAATGTCAAAAGTGGTTTGATCATAATTTAATATCTAAATGTTATGCCTACTATGTCTGAGGTATTCGGCATCTCCTCCATTCAATTGCGCAATGAATAACTATGATGTAATCATCATGGAATCGAAGGTAGAGACAGGGGGAAAGCAGGAGTTATGCAGAGCTGCATAGTTTGACTACACAATTCTGCACAGTCTTACTTAAAATTCCTGCCTCCGTAAAAAACCTCTTCTTTAAGTAGCGGCTGCTCATTGTTTTCCACGGCGGTAAGTCCTTTTAATAATTTGGTAAGGTCAAAGCACCGGCTTACAATCACATGTACAACCTCGCCTTCACGTTGCAGTTTACCTTCAACCATCAACAGCTTGGCTGCCAGAATTTCCTTACGGTATTTGGTAAAAAGGTTTTGAAATACCACCAGATTGGAAATGCCGAATTCATCTTCAAGCGTAATAAAACAAATGCCTGTAGCCGTTCCTGGTCTTTGGCGCACCAATATCAGTCCGGCAACTTTTACCCTGTCGCCATCCTTAGCATCATTAAGCTGTGCCGTTGACGATACCCGTAACAGCTCCAGTTGTGCCCTTACAAAGCTAACCGGATGTGCCTTTAAGGAGAGCCCTGTACTGGCATAATCCTGTACAACATGCTCGGAGGTGCGCATGAGTGGCAATGATACTTGCGCTTCGGTAGTACTTTCGGAAGCTTGTCCTTCAAAAAGGGCAATAGGCCTGTCTTTCAATGCTGATACTTCCCAAAGGGCCTGCCTGCGATCTAGCCCCAGCGAACGAAAAGCATCGGCATCAGCCAGCTTTTCCAAAATGCTTTCCGACACACCAGCATCCAGTAATTCGGTAATAGTCCGGTAACCCTGGCCCCGGCCATTCACCAATGCCAACATATCTTCCTGACGTAATCCGTTCACTTGTCTGAAACCTAAACGAAGGGCGCAGTAATCGCCCGATTTTTCTTCCAGCAGGTTGTCCCAGCCAGAAAAATTGATGTCAACGGGCCGCACGTTTACCCCATGTTTTCGGGCATCTATCACAATCTGGGCCGGCTGATAAAATCCCATGGGCATACTGTTCAACAGCGCAGCAGCAAATACATCGGGGTAATAACACTTCAGCCAGCAGGAAACATATACCAGCAAAGCAAATGAGGCTGCATGGCTTTCGGGGAAACCGTAACTGCCAAAACCTTCCAGCTGTTTAAATATCCTGCGGGCAAAATCTTCTTTGTAGCCGTTTTTGAGCATCCCTTCGATGAGTTTTTTTTCAAACTTTTTCACCATGCCATGCGATTTAAAAGTAGCCATGCTGCGGCGCAGTTCATCGGCCTCGGCAGGAGAAAAGCCTGCGGCAACAATCACAATTTTCATGGCCTGTTCCTGAAAAAGAGGAACGCCATAGGTGCGTTTTAAGATTTCTTCCAATTCTGGAGAAGGGTACTCAACCGCCTCCTCACCATTTCTACGGCGCAGGTAAGGATGTACCATATCGCCCTGTATGGGGCCCGGGCGCACAATAGCCACTTCAATCACCAGATCGTAAAAACACTTTGGCCTGAGGCGGGGCAGCATAGACATCTGTGCCCGGCTTTCAATCTGGAACACCCCAATGGTGTCGGCAGCGCTGATCATATCATATACTTTGAGGTCTTCCTCTTTATTGACCTCGGCCATCGTAAGATTAAGGCCATAATGTTGTTTGGCCAGATCAAAAGCTTTACGGATACAGGTCAGCATACCCAAGGCCAATACATCTATTTTTAAAAAGCCCAATGCATCAATATCATCTTTGTTCCATTCAATATTGGTGCGGTCTTCCATCCGGGCATTCAAAATGGGGCAGAGGTCGGTAATTTTGCCCTGTGTGATGACAAAGCCACCGGTATGCTGTCCCAATTGGCGCGGAAACCCAATCATCTGCCCTGTTAGTTCCAGGACCTTGCGCAGGTGTGCATCCCCAGGGTTCAATCCTTGTTCGCGGAGCCGCTCTTCATCAAACCAGCCGGGTTCAAAATCCCACATGGCACCAGAAAGGCGCTTAATGGTATCTTCTGATAAGCCCATTGCTTTCCCTACATCGCGTACGGCGCCTTTGCGGTGCTGCTGCGTAACCGTAGCCACAATAGCGGCCCGGTCGCGCCCATACTTGTTATACACATACTGCATCACTTCCTCTCGGCGTTCGTGTTCAAAGTCTACGTCAATATCTGGCGGCTCATTGCGGGCCGAAGAGATGAAACGCTCAAACAGTAAATCGAATTTAGTAGGATCTACCGAAGTAATACCCAGGCAATAACAAACCGTAGAATTGGCTGCAGAGCCACGCCCCTGACACAAAATGCCCTGCTCCCTGGCATAGCGCACCATATCGTATACCGTTAAAAAGTACGAAGCATAATTCATTTCTTCCATAAAGGTCAGCTCGTAACGGATGGCAGTGCTGATTTTTTCCGGAATGTCATCTCCAAAATGTGCCTTGGCACCCTGCCAGGCCAAAAAGGTAAGCTCTTCCTGTGGTGTACGGCCCTCGGTAGTCAGCTCATCTGGGTAGATATATTTTAAACTGCTGAGACAAAACTGGCAGGCATCGGCAATTTGCTGCGCATTGCGAATGGCTTCGGGATAGGGCCTGAACAGGCGCAACATCTCGGCTATAGGCTTTAAATGCCTTTCGGCATTGGCATGTAGTTTAAAACCAGCGGTATGTATGGTACACTTTTCGCGTACACAGGTCAAAATATCCTGCAGCTCGCGCCTTGCAGGGGTATGGTAATGCACATCATTGGTGGCCACCAGGGGAATACGGTATTTGGTAGCCAATTGCGAAAGGCGGTAAAGGATTTTATGATCATTGCCCAGGTAAGCCCGGCTCATACCAAGGTAAAGCGAAGCACCTAAATGTGCCCGGTAATCCTGTAAGTCTTTTTCAAATGCCTGATCAAATTCAAACTTTGCATTTAAG
Encoded proteins:
- a CDS encoding error-prone DNA polymerase — protein: MRYTELQVTTNFSFLRGASHPEEMVAQAIAYGYTKIAITDANTLAGVVRAYAAAKGKNIQIIPAARLNLLDGPSLLAYPTDTAAYSRLSTLLSTGNLRAEKGDCHLYKADVYAHAEGMIFIVIPPATLNAKFEFDQAFEKDLQDYRAHLGASLYLGMSRAYLGNDHKILYRLSQLATKYRIPLVATNDVHYHTPARRELQDILTCVREKCTIHTAGFKLHANAERHLKPIAEMLRLFRPYPEAIRNAQQIADACQFCLSSLKYIYPDELTTEGRTPQEELTFLAWQGAKAHFGDDIPEKISTAIRYELTFMEEMNYASYFLTVYDMVRYAREQGILCQGRGSAANSTVCYCLGITSVDPTKFDLLFERFISSARNEPPDIDVDFEHERREEVMQYVYNKYGRDRAAIVATVTQQHRKGAVRDVGKAMGLSEDTIKRLSGAMWDFEPGWFDEERLREQGLNPGDAHLRKVLELTGQMIGFPRQLGQHTGGFVITQGKITDLCPILNARMEDRTNIEWNKDDIDALGFLKIDVLALGMLTCIRKAFDLAKQHYGLNLTMAEVNKEEDLKVYDMISAADTIGVFQIESRAQMSMLPRLRPKCFYDLVIEVAIVRPGPIQGDMVHPYLRRRNGEEAVEYPSPELEEILKRTYGVPLFQEQAMKIVIVAAGFSPAEADELRRSMATFKSHGMVKKFEKKLIEGMLKNGYKEDFARRIFKQLEGFGSYGFPESHAASFALLVYVSCWLKCYYPDVFAAALLNSMPMGFYQPAQIVIDARKHGVNVRPVDINFSGWDNLLEEKSGDYCALRLGFRQVNGLRQEDMLALVNGRGQGYRTITELLDAGVSESILEKLADADAFRSLGLDRRQALWEVSALKDRPIALFEGQASESTTEAQVSLPLMRTSEHVVQDYASTGLSLKAHPVSFVRAQLELLRVSSTAQLNDAKDGDRVKVAGLILVRQRPGTATGICFITLEDEFGISNLVVFQNLFTKYRKEILAAKLLMVEGKLQREGEVVHVIVSRCFDLTKLLKGLTAVENNEQPLLKEEVFYGGRNFK
- a CDS encoding TlpA disulfide reductase family protein encodes the protein MDIRLMLLMTIMLLSGMTRAQEATSLKKMNIGDQVPEFVLTSLINYPMPEMKLSDFKGKLLILDFWNTGCTSCIESWPKLLKLQKQFKDKIQMVLVNYLQDEKAIQPLLKKWERIFGQKMTLPIACNDKRMYEFFPHQGVPHVVWIDANGRVKHITDGLHLNEEKIQKILDGETTTIYEKTAGHMDEVKFHKPLFLNGNGGSGDQMVYSCVISKYVPGIGPTTQYYNKKDYALGVLTNASLIRMFRDLFGRGIDKYGAPLLLPYARIILKTADTAAIVSFVNGNFRYENLYSIQTLSRQKASEAKIKQRMISNLEQYFQVKTSWAKQKMKSLVVSRSSSPITAYTEGERLLNANNSQLAFNKITVQEFLDKLLSNTKYWYEFPYPVVDETNFEGYLGKVSFETDFSNYRLMGKELEKHGLKFSLEDREVDVLVINDDK